TAGCTTGGCAACTGAGGTGGCTGagtgtgttggtgtttgtgtatctgGTGATTGTCAGATCTGGAGATCTGGAGGAGCTTCTTGGAAGTGAACTCTGCGCGACCAGAATCCAGCTTTGTTTAGCCCTAGTTACTTTTTGTTCGTAGTAGATATTGTTAAACTTTTCAGTTGGTTTCCTGTCACCTCTTTTGACCCAGACGAACAAAGGTGTTGCAACCAAAAACCCTAGACACAACTGGGTTGTAACAGCACTGCAAACTAGAAACAATGGAAGTTGAATGGAAGTCTCCAAATATATCGTGAGCTGAGACAATACACTGACCAACATTTCAGGTTGTAATGAGGtgtttaacatattttattgaCTCAAACCTTAAAAAGAACAAGGCCTTTGCTCTATGGACAGCATAAATAGACATCAATTGAAAAATGACTAAATCTGACCAGCAGGTGTCACACGGTATCTGAACGTAAATATCTACAGGTCTGAAATGGTCAGTAAATCAAGTATAACATTGTCATGATGAAGGTGACAGCAGCGTTAGGCCAGAAGGACATGCAGGTTTAAATCTGAGCTGagggtgaatgatgatgatgatgatatgataCAGTGatgaagtgcaaaaaaaaacaatcactggCCGTGCGGTGACTGTGTGGTAAGTGAGGCCAGGTCTACTGAAGGGGGTTGGTTAAGAAGACACCAAATGCctctttattttctcaataGTCCTTATTTATTGCTACACGTCAACACATCCTCTTCTCTTCATGGAGGTATGGGTGGctctgaaatgataaaaaaacatacagataaaaTACATGCTGTATATAGGCCtaaaaatgttgcaaataaaccaacaaataCCAGATGAACTAGGGTAAACATGACTaatcgtctgtctgtctgtctaatcggctattatttgtttctctacTGTCctcttggcttttattttgaagtatttgcTTTAACTTTTAGGTCacctgacttcctgtccttcaCTTCGTTCCTCAGAAggaaaaaatgcaaaataaatagtcaaaaaaaacaaaggctgctgcAGCCTTGGCAGTGCAGGTGGTTCAGTTGTCTCTGTTTCTTGTGACTCTGAATCAAAACGTCAGGAGCTACGACGAGGGACAGTGATGAAGCTgctaaaaactgttttttacacTAATTTCTGGAGAGAAGAGCACGACTGTCTCTGCGACACAAACCTTTCTAAAATCCAGAATTCTCGTaggtttttccttttcattttactCTTGTTATTAGCATCAATGTGATATTATGTGTCTCGctcaccacagtgaaaaaaacagaagctaCGTTATGATATTGTCATGCACCACTCTGAGTTATTCATAACCGACTCATCATACCACGTTGATTGCATTCTTATTTTAGAGAGAGAGCAAAGCTTCCCCTGCTGTCATAGAGCAAACACTGCTGAAAGTCCCTTTGTCTTTTAAcgtccatgttttgttttttttgttcatcattTGAATAAGTGATGACTCACACCGATCCAACAGGTTCTCTGCACTGACTGCAGCCACTGCCAAGTACAGTGTTGGTGCAGTGTGAgccattgagaaaataatcgtctcACACTATTAGAAACAATAATGTTTAATGGGTAACTCAACATTCATCAAATGTACAGAGAGGCTGAGGTTAAGATATTGAATAGAGGGATGAAGGGCACCGACTTTGTGGTTTTTGGTGACTTACTCATGACCGATTAAAGCCAGCAGATAGAAGTTGTCGCCACATTTAACCATGAACAGCCTGAGCGAAAAATCCCTCAATCAAAAGATCACTGCAAATTATTGTGTAAGGCAACATTTATCGACAGTGAGCTAGATTATGCCATACTTAAGACCAGCGTGGGAAGGAGAGGAGGCGGTGCAAAGGGACGATGAAGGACTGCGTTTGGTCAGGAAAGAGTTAAAGATTTCCAGAACCTTCCAGAATATGCTGAACAGGTTTTAGGCAGCAAACTTCCGGGGGTATAAATGTAACCGAAACCAGGCGAACAGTTAGCACCAATTTTTGAATAGAAGGAGGAGGACGTCTCTGAGCAACAGGTACAGTAACTGCATGTTTAAGTCATAAAAGTTAAGGATTTAGCCTTTAATCTGTCTTTACAGTTAACACTAAGACTAAAAAGCACAATTTGACACTGTGAGGCTGTTTATGAGGAATCAGTGTAAATACCAGGAACTGAAAGCCAGAATTCTTAAttcctttcctttttaattTACTCTTATTGTCTTTGTTGTCGTGTCTGAAGTGATTTTAATGTCAAAAACTAAaggaaatgtaaacaaagtTGCTTAAATCTTGAGTGTTTGTTAATAATGTAATGATTCCTCACACAGGTCCAACAGTCTCTTCTGCTTGTCCGTCATCTTTGAACTTTGTGTGGACGTGTTCTCTGAGCTTCTTTTTCGTCTCAGCTTTGCTTCAAGCCGGTGTAGCTTGAAGATCTGGTGCAGAGTGACATGGTGAGTTAACATGAGAgccttggttctcaaactgtgctaCATAAGAGCCCTCTGGTGGTACATGGAGGAAAATCTGAAATACTGTTTATccgtatgtgatcggagtggagctgaggaatgtTGAgcgcatagaaaatgaaactaataataattaaagtcgCTTTATGCCTCActtcatcttaatctaatgtcactacaccagtgtgtgaagtatatgtgaggaagaggaggatgatgatgaaactTTTTATCTCCATATTTCCACTTTCAACAGttatttttcatgaattgatgcctaATTCATCAAACAAGAGTGTCACACATGAGTGGTGCGGTGGTGCGCCACGACCGACTCTCaccgggggacggggtccctcctCTCTAGGGACCCTCTCTAGTCCCTAGAGAgggtccctccctctgtctagGAGATCAGAGCGTCAAAGATTCTCCCTGCTTTTCTATCGACTACTGTTTTCACAGTTTTGCAGCCTGATTTCTACACTAAATCTTCGTAACCTCTCACATCACGTGAGATTACATCAACTTTGTACCACCTGTGTGGAGATAGACCATCCCTGAACTAGACCGATATCAAAGTTCTTGACAATAAGATTTAATTCttaaagggtttacattttcaatgattggttaactttaattcccaccaatatttaaaagtgaagttatttgttttgtaaatggaGTCagatcaaatcaatatttactttactttattctgaaaaaccTCTTCCTAATGCTGGAAAGACAAAATACCTCTTGGGAGAGAGTGTTACATTCTGCTAGATATTTGCCCTCCTACAACACCATGTAGAGGATGTTATACACAGAGGGCTGGCAGGAAATAGGTTTGCTTCTGTTTCTCTCCACTGGAACGTGCCATGTTTGTCACAGCACTGTCAGAGCATctcatagttttatttttgatatttttaagtCTTGCTGACTTTTACTCTGAATATTTCCTGACTGTCCACCTAACACAGTAATCTTCTCCTCACTGGGCAGGCCTCGTCATCAGACTGTCACCGTAAAATAAAGGAAGAGAGGGATGATGACCTTAAACTTTCGGTGAGTCTACGATGATACACTGCATTCAGCAAACAGGCTGCAGGTCCTCTAatctttgtgtttccactctGATTTTCTACAGACTGGTCACTCCCACATCTTCACtgtgaaatttaaaaacaaagagaaaaaacacaccGTACTCTGTGAGAGTCTGTGCACAGTGCTGGACGCGATGAAATCCAATGAAAAAATTAGACAGAagatcacttgtccagatgaaAACATTGTGATTCAGAGAGGCACAGGAGATAATGAGTGTACCATAGCCACACATTTCCCCTGTACTTTGCTCGAAATGAATGAGAACCTACTAGTGTTAATGGATAATAAAATCATCGAAAGAAAAACCAAAGAGGATCTACCTATACGCCCAGAGGAAGAATATGCCATCTTCTTCATTGAcaaagattttggacgaaatgccAAAACAAAGCCGCTCTTCAGAAGCAATGCTCTCAAAAATTCAAAGTACGTCTGTATTTACGGAGACAAAGAGATAACTGTGGTAGAAGCTCTGCAAAAAGATGGTCGCTTTGTTAATGATTTTGACAGTTTCTATCTGGAAGACATTGATAAAAAGGAACATACGTACGACTGTACGATGAAAATTATGGTTTTACATGGGAATAAATTCAAGATATGCATGGAGAGGATGAAAAAGGAAGCAGAGGGAGCAAAGGGCAGTGACAACCTGCAGGAAACCCCAGGAGCACATCAGAAAGGAGTCAGTGTGATAAGAGCAGGGGAAAGGACAAACGACGACAACACAGAGGAGATTCGTCAAATACTGTGTGACCAGTTTCCACAGCTGAGAGCACTTATGGAGAAAAGAGTCCGTCAAAGACCTTTTGAGGAGCTGCTGGAATTGAAGAAGGAAAATTTTGGAAAAATCCAACAATCATTCAGCGAAGTTCACAGAGTCAGAGAGCTGCTGAAACTGAGCAAATCAGTGTGTAAGATTGTGGTTTATGGCATTTGTGAGGGCACTGGCTTTGTCCTGTTTGACGACTTAATCCTGACCAATgcacatttatttgacaaagtaCAGCCAGAAAATCACGTACCAGTCTATGCCCTATTTGACTTTGAACTACCCCAGCCAGAAACAGATTACTGCGGATTCTCGTGTGAGAAAGAATTTATCGACATTGACAAAGAGCTAGATTATGCCGTACTTAAACTCTGTCCAGGAGGCGAAAGATCAAAATCTCAAAGTAAAAAGAGCGTTGTGATACCACCAGGACTCCTGAAGAAGTTTGGTCCAGTACCTGAGAATGGTGAAGCCTGTATCATCGGACACCCACAAggagacattaaaaaaatggatCCAACATGTATcattgaggaggaggaaaggatcAAAGAGATCAATGAGCACGTGAGTCAGTACAAAGACACCGTATTCATTATCCAGTCAGTCGTGCATGAGCTCAAAAACCAAGGCATTGAAAACATACTGAAGGGTGGAGCTGCAGCAGACAAATGTGTGACCTACAACACTTTCATGTATCATGGCTCTTCTGGCTCCCCAGTGTTTGATCAGTCGTGTCAAGTTTTCGGTTTGCACACGGCAGGATACACCTACACATGGCCAAAGGGCTCTGGAGAGAGCGTGATTGAGTATGCCCTTCCTCTGCTTCACATATTCAACAAGTTTGTGAGCAATCTGAGGGAGAAGAACAATGAGACGCTGTTGGAGAGAATCACTGAAGAAGCAAAAGGAAACCAGCACCTAAAAGACATCTAGATCTCCGTCATACACCTGAGCCCATGCACACCAATTAGGTGATCGGACCAGAGGTTCCTCAGCCAAACACATCTGGCTGCATAGGTTATCGTTttcatgttcaaaaaaaaaaacgccgcGCTGTGTGACCCACAGAGTCGGGACGCAAACATGGATCACTGAGTTTTTTGGGGGGTAAAGATTTATGCAGTGTTCGAATTACGTGGGAGCCAATGGGAGCTGGGCGCCCATGAAAAGGGGTTGGGCTTCCATGAAGGTAGTTGAATCGTACATCTGGGGGGGTCATTAGAAATATAACCAAAAACTATTTTGCCTTTGCCTTTTTCTCTGGCCTGCACTAAACACACGCCATTTTTTTCACACTTACTCGTTTTCTCTTTTGTACAAACCAGAAAATCTGGTCCCTACCAGTCCGAACTTACGCCCTtgccaaaaaaacacttttaattgttattattttattattttaatcacaaacaaTGCAGTTGTCAATGTAAAGAGTATGATTTACATAAACGAGATACACAATTCGAACCCTGAATTTTGGTATAGATGTAATTCTAGTTAGTTAGTTCGTTGGTTAGTTAGTTTGCTCTTGTCATAATTGATGCTGTGATGTAGTTGATaatagtttgtcatttttaacaaGTGGGTCCCCATATATAAAGTTTGGGACACTAATGTAATCACctacaaaaatgaaagaaattcaaaaaaatttgtttttttatcattgacTTTGTATCAGCTtgtattataatcattattattattacacattaaagagctttgttgtgattttgttttttgtagcacGGGTGATCATAGTCTGTATGTGGAGAGAAGCCATTTTAGTAGTGCCTGAAACCTGTGTTCTCTTGAattaccaccagggggcgattccatgggtttgtgtgtatgtttcaaTCAATGAGCCTACGTCTCATTTCATTTATGATGCTTTTTAGACTCATTTATGAGCCTATTTTCCAAAAGAGATAAGAGtatgttaatgtaaaaaaataaataaaccagaaatgaaataaaagttacACCCAAAAAACATCTAtcgtctacctctttatcctcaaGCCACAACAAAGAGTAAATTgggattttagctcacagggtcACAGGAAATGCTGGTCTGCTCCCTCATGTGGTCAGTTTTT
This Solea solea chromosome 3, fSolSol10.1, whole genome shotgun sequence DNA region includes the following protein-coding sequences:
- the LOC131456919 gene encoding serine protease FAM111A-like, coding for MASSSDCHRKIKEERDDDLKLSTGHSHIFTVKFKNKEKKHTVLCESLCTVLDAMKSNEKIRQKITCPDENIVIQRGTGDNECTIATHFPCTLLEMNENLLVLMDNKIIERKTKEDLPIRPEEEYAIFFIDKDFGRNAKTKPLFRSNALKNSKYVCIYGDKEITVVEALQKDGRFVNDFDSFYLEDIDKKEHTYDCTMKIMVLHGNKFKICMERMKKEAEGAKGSDNLQETPGAHQKGVSVIRAGERTNDDNTEEIRQILCDQFPQLRALMEKRVRQRPFEELLELKKENFGKIQQSFSEVHRVRELLKLSKSVCKIVVYGICEGTGFVLFDDLILTNAHLFDKVQPENHVPVYALFDFELPQPETDYCGFSCEKEFIDIDKELDYAVLKLCPGGERSKSQSKKSVVIPPGLLKKFGPVPENGEACIIGHPQGDIKKMDPTCIIEEEERIKEINEHVSQYKDTVFIIQSVVHELKNQGIENILKGGAAADKCVTYNTFMYHGSSGSPVFDQSCQVFGLHTAGYTYTWPKGSGESVIEYALPLLHIFNKFVSNLREKNNETLLERITEEAKGNQHLKDI